The Lentimicrobiaceae bacterium genome window below encodes:
- a CDS encoding aspartate-semialdehyde dehydrogenase produces the protein MKLAIIGATGLVGETLLEVLSEENYFPLSKIKEIFFVASEKSKGKKLLFNGAYHEVMTISDCLQKSPDIAIFSCGSELSISYAKEFTKMGCFVIDNSSAWRLHDDVPLVVPEINGDCVNENTKLIANPNCSTIQMVLALSELHKHYKLKRIVVSTYQSVSGSGHKGLTQLTCERQGITPSAMAYPHTIDLNVIPQGGDFNENGYTSEEEKLVNETRKIFNDNNIQVSATVVRVPVMVAHSEAINAEFEKPFSLNEVKDIISSTSGVILSDCNDINLYPTPLSAQNKDEVFVGRVRIDHTQPNTLNMWVVSDNLRKGAATNAIQIAAIIINKKYAGI, from the coding sequence ATGAAATTAGCAATAATAGGAGCAACCGGATTAGTTGGAGAGACCCTGTTGGAAGTCTTATCCGAAGAAAATTATTTCCCTTTGAGCAAGATAAAAGAAATATTTTTTGTTGCTTCCGAAAAATCGAAAGGGAAAAAATTATTGTTTAATGGCGCATACCACGAAGTAATGACCATAAGCGATTGCTTGCAGAAATCGCCTGATATTGCAATTTTTTCGTGTGGTTCGGAATTGTCGATTTCTTATGCGAAAGAATTTACAAAAATGGGATGCTTTGTCATCGACAACAGCTCTGCATGGCGACTTCACGATGATGTACCTCTTGTGGTTCCAGAAATTAACGGCGATTGCGTAAACGAAAACACTAAACTTATTGCTAATCCTAATTGCTCGACAATACAAATGGTGCTTGCTCTTTCGGAGTTGCACAAACATTACAAACTGAAACGAATTGTTGTTTCTACATATCAGTCGGTTTCGGGTTCCGGACATAAAGGTTTAACACAACTGACTTGTGAAAGGCAAGGCATAACACCGTCTGCAATGGCTTATCCGCATACTATAGATTTGAACGTAATTCCGCAAGGCGGAGATTTTAACGAAAACGGATACACTTCGGAAGAAGAAAAACTTGTTAACGAAACTCGTAAAATCTTCAACGACAATAATATACAAGTCAGTGCAACTGTGGTGCGAGTTCCGGTTATGGTGGCTCATTCCGAAGCTATTAACGCCGAATTTGAAAAACCTTTTTCGCTAAACGAAGTTAAAGATATTATAAGTTCCACGTCAGGCGTAATACTAAGCGACTGTAACGACATAAACCTTTACCCTACTCCTTTATCGGCTCAAAACAAAGATGAAGTTTTTGTAGGCAGAGTCAGAATTGACCACACACAGCCAAACACTCTCAACATGTGGGTTGTTTCCGACAACCTCAGAAAAGGTGCTGCTACCAACGCTATTCAAATTGCAGCAATTATCATAAACAAGAAATACGCAGGAATATGA
- a CDS encoding DegT/DnrJ/EryC1/StrS family aminotransferase, translated as MPGMEFFGAEERKEVQDVLETGILFRYNHDAQRNNIWKARSLEEEVKKYTGANFAHAVSSGSTAVATALAAAGIGYGHQVIVPPFTFIATIEAVLFVGAIPVFAEIDENLCLSAKGIEAALTPDTKAVLLVHMCGAAANMDEIMEVCKKHNLVLVEDAGQALGAFYKGKSVGTFGKTGCYSFDFFKITTCGEGGVLVTDDENCYKLADCYSDHGHNHVGNNRGMEQHPIIGFNFRIGELNAAVRLAQMRKLNKIRSAKKHNQQRLKELLSGVEGITFRPVPDPEGDSGTFLNFFMPTTEMAGQVFELITKNKVESCNYWYINMYHFINQWDHLKNLKTASPMAIHHLKPVQDYNNLQLPVSQNVIGRLISVGVKATWTDEQIVDLADNLKKIISTVINNK; from the coding sequence ATGCCCGGAATGGAATTTTTTGGTGCCGAAGAACGTAAAGAAGTACAAGACGTATTAGAAACCGGCATTTTATTTAGGTACAACCACGATGCACAACGCAACAATATATGGAAAGCGAGAAGCTTGGAAGAAGAAGTTAAGAAGTACACAGGAGCAAACTTCGCTCACGCTGTTTCCAGCGGTAGTACTGCGGTTGCGACAGCTCTTGCCGCAGCAGGTATTGGCTACGGACATCAAGTTATTGTGCCTCCGTTTACTTTTATTGCTACAATTGAAGCGGTTTTGTTTGTAGGTGCAATTCCTGTTTTTGCCGAAATCGACGAAAACCTTTGTTTGAGTGCCAAAGGCATTGAAGCTGCTTTGACTCCCGACACCAAAGCTGTGCTGTTAGTTCATATGTGCGGTGCTGCTGCCAATATGGACGAAATAATGGAAGTGTGCAAAAAACACAATCTCGTGCTTGTTGAAGATGCCGGACAGGCATTGGGAGCTTTTTATAAAGGAAAATCGGTGGGTACTTTTGGTAAAACCGGCTGTTATTCTTTCGATTTCTTTAAAATTACAACCTGCGGCGAAGGTGGTGTACTTGTTACCGATGACGAAAATTGCTATAAATTAGCCGATTGCTACTCCGACCACGGACACAACCACGTTGGAAACAACAGGGGCATGGAACAACATCCTATCATTGGATTTAATTTCCGTATTGGCGAATTGAACGCCGCAGTGAGATTGGCTCAAATGCGAAAACTGAATAAAATCAGAAGTGCTAAAAAGCATAATCAGCAGAGACTTAAAGAACTATTGTCCGGCGTTGAAGGTATTACTTTCAGACCTGTTCCCGACCCGGAAGGCGATTCAGGTACTTTTCTTAACTTCTTTATGCCTACAACAGAAATGGCGGGACAAGTGTTCGAACTCATTACAAAAAACAAAGTGGAAAGCTGTAACTATTGGTACATCAACATGTATCACTTTATAAATCAGTGGGATCACCTTAAAAATCTGAAAACAGCTTCGCCTATGGCTATTCATCATTTAAAACCTGTTCAGGATTACAACAACTTACAACTACCGGTATCTCAAAATGTTATCGGAAGGTTGATTTCCGTTGGTGTAAAAGCTACTTGGACAGACGAGCAAATTGTTGATTTAGCCGATAATTTGAAAAAGATAATTTCTACAGTAATTAACAACAAATAA
- a CDS encoding iron-containing alcohol dehydrogenase family protein encodes MYKNIKNIDKIVFGAGSFNQLEEIIAPKRELNNKYFVFIVDDYFKGKELEKRLPLKPNDSVYFVFTGKDEPKTQQIDTLRDEIMQTKGLPSGVVGIGGGSAMDIAKALSVMVNQEGSSTLYQGFGLAKNPSVYHVGVPTISGTGAECSTTAVLTGPEKKLGIKGESTPFNQIVMDPELTLTVPRNHWFYTGMDTYIHCIESTNGRLNNTFSTAYADMAIDLCRKVYLNPEGFGSLKAAEDLMVASLFGGLSLSYSEVGACHALSYGLSYVLGARHGIANCIAFNVLEDFYSEGIDEFREMIKINNVDLPTNLSKNWTKEQIDKMSDIAYNLPHMWDHALGENWKDVLTKDRIKEMFIRM; translated from the coding sequence ATGTACAAAAACATTAAAAATATAGATAAAATTGTTTTCGGTGCAGGCAGTTTCAATCAGTTGGAAGAGATAATAGCACCAAAACGCGAACTCAACAACAAGTATTTTGTGTTTATAGTCGATGACTACTTTAAAGGTAAAGAACTTGAAAAAAGGTTACCTTTGAAACCCAACGATAGCGTGTATTTTGTTTTTACAGGTAAAGACGAGCCGAAAACTCAACAAATAGACACGCTACGCGACGAAATAATGCAAACAAAGGGCTTACCTTCGGGCGTTGTCGGAATTGGCGGCGGTAGCGCCATGGACATAGCAAAAGCTCTGTCGGTAATGGTAAATCAAGAAGGTTCTTCAACATTGTATCAAGGTTTTGGCTTGGCAAAAAATCCTAGCGTATATCACGTAGGAGTGCCGACAATATCAGGCACAGGAGCCGAATGCTCGACAACAGCTGTTCTGACAGGTCCTGAAAAGAAATTAGGTATAAAAGGCGAATCTACTCCGTTTAACCAAATTGTTATGGATCCGGAACTTACACTCACAGTACCGCGAAATCATTGGTTTTACACAGGAATGGACACCTATATTCACTGCATAGAATCGACAAACGGACGACTAAACAACACGTTTAGCACTGCCTACGCTGATATGGCTATAGACCTTTGTCGTAAGGTTTATTTAAACCCCGAAGGTTTTGGCTCATTGAAAGCAGCCGAAGACCTTATGGTAGCTTCTTTGTTTGGCGGACTCAGTCTTAGCTATTCCGAAGTTGGTGCTTGCCACGCACTTTCTTATGGTTTGTCATACGTTTTAGGAGCCAGACACGGTATTGCTAACTGTATTGCTTTCAACGTTTTAGAAGATTTTTATTCCGAAGGAATTGATGAGTTTAGAGAAATGATTAAAATCAACAACGTTGACCTTCCAACCAACTTATCAAAAAATTGGACAAAAGAGCAAATCGATAAAATGTCCGACATTGCGTATAACTTACCACACATGTGGGATCACGCCTTAGGCGAAAATTGGAAAGACGTTCTGACAAAAGACAGAATAAAAGAAATGTTTATCAGAATGTAA
- a CDS encoding alpha/beta fold hydrolase yields the protein MDLFFRKYGSGQNIIILHGLFGQSDNWIPVARLLEKNFTVWLPDLRNHGQSPHSDEFNYSVIAHDVCQFVSKHNITDFVIVGHSMGGKAALKISADNICPVKAQIIIDIAPKQYQVSEYHLNILKCMQNLDLDELKYISNVEKELKRLQFDDFTINLIIKNLKYVDKKLVFKLDVESIYNNISNITAPIIANKPIETKTLFIKADESDYIKAEDFALIKESYVNAELRIIASSDHYVHVRKPVELSSLISEWFMVEMNN from the coding sequence GTGGATTTGTTTTTCAGAAAATACGGCAGCGGACAAAATATTATTATTTTGCACGGATTGTTCGGTCAGAGCGACAACTGGATTCCCGTAGCCCGACTTTTGGAAAAGAACTTTACAGTCTGGTTGCCCGATTTAAGAAATCACGGACAATCGCCGCACAGCGACGAGTTTAACTATTCAGTTATTGCTCACGATGTTTGCCAATTTGTTTCAAAACATAATATCACCGACTTTGTAATTGTAGGTCATTCTATGGGAGGCAAGGCAGCACTTAAAATTTCTGCCGATAATATTTGTCCTGTCAAAGCTCAAATTATTATCGATATTGCTCCCAAGCAATACCAAGTGTCTGAATATCATTTGAATATACTCAAATGTATGCAAAATTTGGATTTAGATGAACTGAAATATATCAGTAATGTTGAAAAAGAGCTGAAACGCCTGCAATTCGACGACTTTACAATTAATTTGATAATCAAGAATTTGAAGTATGTCGATAAGAAATTAGTCTTTAAGCTGGACGTAGAAAGCATTTACAACAATATTTCCAATATTACGGCTCCCATTATTGCAAATAAGCCAATAGAAACCAAAACACTGTTTATAAAAGCCGATGAATCGGATTATATAAAAGCTGAGGATTTTGCTTTAATAAAAGAAAGCTACGTAAATGCCGAGTTGCGTATCATAGCTTCGTCTGACCATTATGTTCATGTTAGGAAACCGGTAGAGTTGAGCAGTTTAATAAGTGAGTGGTTTATGGTGGAAATGAATAATTAA
- a CDS encoding glycosyltransferase N-terminal domain-containing protein: protein MFSKFLYNIGIYLYYFGIRISSIFNRKARLWVKGRNYYFEGLKIALERNGFNKPDTKKAWFHCASLGEFEQGRPIIEAFRKQHPDYKILLTFFSPSGYEVRKAYVGADLILYLPIDTPKNAKKFVAITKPDIAFFVKYEFWYNILEQLQKNNIPIVLISGIFRPEQIFFRWYGSWARKILSGYKHIFVQNEDSKQLLEFISINNVSISGDTRFDRVFEVSQKDINFPVLEAFCKDNLVLIGGSTWEKDEELILSLVENSEIPLRYIIAPHEINEERILKLMLSTKCNTIRYTQACINDTKDAKVMILDTIGMLSEVYKYGYIAYVGGGFGDGIHNILEPAAFGLPIIIGPKMSKFQEAYDLIQRDAVTVVHNQFVLEKTVNELINNKQRYKEASQNCLSYIKARTGATKKVMQWLQEEL, encoded by the coding sequence ATGTTCTCTAAGTTTCTATACAATATTGGCATTTACTTATACTACTTCGGTATAAGAATAAGTTCCATTTTCAACCGCAAAGCTCGCTTGTGGGTTAAAGGTCGTAATTATTATTTCGAAGGATTAAAAATCGCCTTAGAGCGTAACGGCTTCAACAAACCCGATACCAAAAAAGCTTGGTTTCATTGTGCGTCTCTTGGCGAATTTGAACAAGGAAGACCTATAATCGAAGCTTTTAGAAAGCAACACCCCGATTATAAAATTTTGCTTACTTTTTTCAGTCCTTCGGGATACGAAGTACGCAAAGCATACGTCGGTGCCGACCTTATTCTATATCTTCCCATTGATACGCCAAAGAATGCAAAAAAATTTGTTGCAATTACCAAACCTGACATAGCATTTTTTGTTAAATACGAATTTTGGTACAATATCTTAGAACAACTTCAAAAAAATAATATCCCTATAGTGCTAATTTCAGGAATTTTCCGTCCCGAACAAATATTCTTCAGATGGTACGGCTCATGGGCTCGCAAGATACTTTCGGGATACAAACATATTTTTGTGCAAAATGAAGATTCAAAACAGCTTTTAGAATTTATCAGCATAAACAACGTCAGCATTAGTGGCGACACACGTTTTGATAGAGTCTTCGAAGTTTCGCAAAAAGATATCAATTTCCCTGTTTTAGAAGCTTTTTGTAAAGACAATTTGGTGCTTATAGGCGGCAGCACATGGGAAAAAGATGAAGAACTAATATTGAGTTTGGTCGAAAACAGTGAAATCCCGTTAAGGTACATCATTGCACCTCACGAAATTAACGAAGAAAGGATTTTGAAACTAATGCTAAGCACAAAGTGCAACACCATAAGATACACGCAAGCTTGCATTAATGATACAAAAGATGCCAAAGTCATGATATTAGATACAATTGGCATGCTTTCGGAAGTTTATAAATACGGTTACATTGCGTACGTTGGTGGTGGCTTTGGCGATGGTATTCATAATATTTTAGAACCTGCAGCCTTCGGATTGCCAATTATTATAGGTCCTAAAATGAGTAAATTTCAAGAAGCATACGACCTTATCCAACGTGATGCCGTTACTGTCGTTCACAACCAATTTGTTTTGGAGAAAACCGTTAACGAGCTAATCAACAACAAACAACGATACAAAGAAGCAAGCCAAAACTGCCTTAGTTATATTAAAGCTCGCACAGGTGCTACTAAGAAAGTTATGCAGTGGTTGCAGGAAGAATTGTAA
- the kdsA gene encoding 3-deoxy-8-phosphooctulonate synthase, whose amino-acid sequence MSKYKVKVGDITCGADELFLISGPCVIETEDVMMKTAEYLKKVSEKLNIPVIFKSSFTKDNRSSLKHYQGPGLDEGLKMLQRIKQDFGFPVLSDIHESSQAAIAAEVLDVIQIPAYLCMQTSIVTAAAKTGKVINIKHGQFLAPENMDKPTQKVIDSGNNQILLTERGYTFGYNDLVVDPRSFYELQQIGFPVIFDITHSIRKYGIPSADPKGGARQYLGVLSRAGVAAGVDGVFIEAHPEPDKALCDAASQICINDLEEFLKPIIELHNIEVKYR is encoded by the coding sequence ATGAGTAAATATAAAGTTAAAGTTGGCGATATAACTTGCGGTGCCGATGAGTTGTTTTTGATTTCGGGACCTTGTGTCATAGAAACCGAAGACGTTATGATGAAAACTGCGGAATATTTGAAAAAAGTTTCGGAAAAGCTGAATATTCCAGTTATTTTTAAATCTTCGTTTACAAAAGACAACCGTAGCAGTCTTAAACATTATCAAGGACCTGGCTTGGACGAAGGTTTAAAAATGCTGCAACGAATAAAACAAGATTTTGGATTTCCCGTACTGTCCGATATTCATGAAAGCTCGCAAGCAGCGATAGCAGCCGAAGTGTTAGACGTTATTCAAATTCCTGCGTACTTGTGTATGCAGACTTCAATAGTTACGGCGGCAGCCAAGACAGGCAAGGTGATAAACATCAAACACGGACAATTTTTGGCACCCGAAAACATGGACAAGCCAACACAAAAAGTCATTGATTCGGGAAATAATCAAATATTACTTACCGAAAGGGGTTACACATTCGGCTACAACGACCTTGTAGTTGATCCGAGAAGTTTTTACGAACTTCAACAAATCGGCTTTCCGGTTATTTTTGATATAACTCACTCTATCAGAAAATACGGAATCCCAAGTGCCGACCCAAAAGGTGGTGCTCGCCAGTATCTCGGTGTGCTTTCTCGTGCAGGAGTAGCTGCCGGTGTCGATGGAGTTTTTATTGAAGCTCACCCCGAACCCGACAAAGCTCTTTGCGATGCAGCTAGCCAAATTTGCATCAACGACCTTGAAGAATTTTTGAAACCAATCATTGAATTACATAACATAGAAGTAAA
- the fabD gene encoding ACP S-malonyltransferase codes for MKKAYIFPGQGAQFVGMGKDLYENYPLAKQMFDQANEILGFNITDLMFSGTEDELKQTRVTQPAIFLHSVILANCIKDFSPSMSAGHSLGEFSALVACKAMSFESGLKLVYARAMAMQEACEMQPSTMAAILGLDDEKVEAVVNEIDEIVVAANYNSPGQVVISGSIKGVELACEALKQAGARRALPLKVGGAFHSPLMEPARVKLAEAIEKTAFSEPICPIYQNVDALPYTNPDKIKQNLINQLTSPVRWTQIVKNMVKDGATSFIEVGPGSVLQGLVKKINPESETSAGTAE; via the coding sequence ATGAAGAAAGCATACATATTCCCCGGTCAGGGAGCGCAATTTGTAGGAATGGGTAAGGATTTGTACGAAAATTATCCATTAGCCAAACAAATGTTTGATCAAGCCAACGAAATACTTGGTTTCAACATAACCGATCTAATGTTTTCGGGAACCGAAGATGAATTAAAGCAAACGAGAGTTACGCAACCTGCAATATTTTTGCATTCGGTTATATTGGCAAACTGCATAAAGGATTTTTCGCCTTCAATGTCGGCAGGGCACTCACTTGGCGAGTTTTCGGCATTGGTTGCTTGCAAAGCTATGTCGTTTGAGAGCGGACTAAAATTAGTTTACGCAAGAGCTATGGCAATGCAAGAAGCATGCGAAATGCAACCTTCAACAATGGCAGCTATATTAGGATTGGATGACGAAAAAGTTGAAGCTGTCGTTAACGAAATTGACGAAATTGTTGTTGCAGCAAATTATAATAGTCCGGGACAAGTTGTTATCTCCGGTTCAATAAAAGGGGTGGAGTTAGCTTGCGAGGCATTGAAACAAGCCGGAGCAAGACGTGCCTTACCTTTAAAGGTTGGCGGAGCTTTCCACTCGCCGCTGATGGAGCCGGCAAGAGTTAAATTAGCCGAAGCTATAGAAAAAACAGCTTTTAGCGAACCTATTTGTCCTATTTATCAAAACGTTGATGCTTTACCATATACCAATCCTGACAAAATTAAGCAAAACCTTATCAATCAGCTGACATCTCCTGTACGCTGGACTCAGATTGTTAAAAATATGGTAAAAGACGGTGCTACAAGTTTTATTGAAGTAGGACCAGGAAGCGTACTACAAGGATTAGTTAAGAAAATAAACCCCGAATCGGAAACATCGGCAGGTACGGCTGAGTAG
- a CDS encoding bifunctional riboflavin kinase/FAD synthetase: protein MKLYHNWTDFDSKIKYNVAIGSFDGIHLTHKKVLKSLTEISLEQNIKSCVITFVPPPEKVLYNDINFKLLLSEDEKQLMLEQLGVDALVVVPFNRWLADLNTCEFLESTILKNIKIDTLFFFNSDDFLSKMNTNINELRNTAQKNNFKLIEIPDEKVNNTIVKSADIKDCINLGNIPDANKLLSYDYFISGTVVKGNQLGRKMGFPTANIKIDNNDKLIPKIGVYACYLCVNDEFYKCMTNIGYRPTIDEHHLTIETNIFDFDEDIYDKDVRLFFVKRLRDEIRFKNLEALIEQLHADKQNSKDVLDKVSLSLFPNC, encoded by the coding sequence ATGAAGCTATATCATAATTGGACAGATTTTGACTCAAAAATAAAATATAATGTTGCAATAGGTTCTTTCGACGGAATTCATCTAACACACAAAAAGGTGTTGAAATCCTTAACCGAAATCTCATTGGAACAAAATATAAAAAGTTGCGTAATTACTTTTGTGCCGCCTCCCGAAAAGGTTTTGTACAACGACATCAACTTTAAGCTCTTGCTTAGCGAAGACGAAAAACAACTTATGCTTGAGCAATTGGGTGTTGATGCGTTGGTTGTTGTGCCGTTTAACAGGTGGTTGGCAGACCTTAACACTTGCGAGTTTTTAGAAAGCACTATTCTTAAAAACATAAAAATCGATACTTTGTTTTTCTTCAATAGCGATGATTTTCTATCGAAAATGAATACAAACATCAATGAATTGAGAAATACGGCTCAGAAAAATAATTTCAAATTAATTGAAATTCCCGATGAGAAAGTCAATAATACTATTGTGAAATCGGCGGATATTAAGGATTGCATAAATTTGGGCAATATTCCCGATGCAAACAAACTGCTAAGTTACGACTATTTTATTTCCGGCACTGTGGTTAAAGGCAATCAGTTAGGAAGAAAAATGGGCTTTCCTACGGCAAACATAAAAATTGACAACAACGATAAACTAATACCAAAAATTGGAGTTTATGCTTGTTACCTCTGCGTTAACGACGAGTTTTACAAGTGCATGACTAATATCGGCTACCGACCCACAATTGACGAACATCATTTGACCATTGAAACAAATATTTTTGATTTTGATGAAGATATTTACGACAAAGATGTTCGCTTATTTTTTGTAAAACGATTGCGAGATGAAATACGTTTTAAAAACTTAGAAGCTCTTATTGAGCAATTACACGCTGATAAGCAAAACTCAAAAGATGTTTTAGATAAGGTTTCTTTATCGTTATTTCCGAATTGTTAG
- a CDS encoding iron-containing alcohol dehydrogenase: MNNFTMYNPTKLHFGKGCCEKLGEKAKKLGNKALLIYGKNSIKKNGIYDLIVEQLEKNNMTYVEYGGIKSNPLNTDADEAVALGRDAKVDCVIAIGGGSVIDTAKMVAICIPTDNKVWDFYQQKAVPEKSVPLIAVLTLAATGSEMNGIAVLQNHETQQKFGYRSKYCFPMHSFLDPTFTFSVPANYTAYGVADLIAHSLEAYFGAGECTLSDRFCFSIISDAIHWSERLFKNLHDYDARAAIMYDATMALNGQIAYGKANTDWGVHALGHNLSLLFDTPHGASLSIMYLAWMKHFKPTIEQKLIKLGKVVFNVETADECINKFEEFFKSINTPTRLSEANIFEKDFDKIIESFVHNRATGYNIKITEKDYAPILKLAR; encoded by the coding sequence ATGAACAACTTTACAATGTACAACCCTACTAAACTTCACTTTGGTAAAGGATGTTGCGAGAAGCTTGGCGAGAAAGCAAAAAAATTAGGAAATAAGGCATTGCTTATTTACGGCAAAAATTCAATAAAAAAGAATGGAATTTACGACTTGATTGTCGAGCAGTTGGAAAAAAACAATATGACTTATGTTGAGTACGGAGGAATTAAGTCTAATCCGTTGAATACCGATGCCGACGAGGCAGTTGCTCTCGGACGTGATGCCAAAGTCGATTGTGTAATTGCTATTGGCGGAGGTAGCGTTATTGATACTGCAAAGATGGTGGCGATATGTATTCCTACCGACAATAAAGTGTGGGATTTTTATCAGCAAAAAGCCGTACCCGAAAAATCTGTTCCGCTTATAGCTGTACTTACTCTTGCAGCTACAGGTTCGGAAATGAACGGTATTGCGGTTCTTCAAAATCACGAAACACAACAAAAATTCGGTTACCGCAGCAAATATTGTTTCCCGATGCATTCTTTTTTAGACCCGACTTTCACATTTTCAGTTCCGGCAAATTACACGGCTTACGGCGTAGCCGACCTTATCGCTCACAGTTTGGAGGCATATTTTGGTGCGGGCGAATGTACTTTGTCCGATAGATTTTGTTTCAGTATAATTTCTGATGCTATTCATTGGTCGGAAAGACTTTTCAAAAACCTGCACGATTACGATGCACGAGCCGCCATAATGTACGATGCAACAATGGCTCTTAACGGACAAATAGCCTACGGAAAAGCCAATACCGATTGGGGTGTCCATGCGTTGGGACATAACTTGTCGTTGCTGTTCGATACGCCGCACGGAGCAAGTCTTTCCATCATGTATTTGGCATGGATGAAACATTTTAAACCCACAATTGAACAAAAACTCATAAAGTTGGGTAAGGTAGTCTTTAATGTAGAAACCGCCGACGAATGCATTAACAAGTTTGAAGAATTTTTCAAATCTATTAATACGCCCACAAGGTTGTCGGAAGCAAATATTTTTGAAAAAGATTTTGATAAAATTATTGAGTCTTTTGTTCATAATAGAGCGACAGGATACAATATCAAGATAACCGAAAAAGACTACGCACCGATATTGAAGTTAGCTCGATAA